A stretch of the Porifericola rhodea genome encodes the following:
- a CDS encoding PQQ-dependent sugar dehydrogenase, with translation MKKYFPYFIYLLILLASCSQGLSEKKIILLLPKDNVQADFLSKVLSVAEKEAIKVDTTTQIQLIKEDTLQHYSSIAFLDINGKKLSHRHQNAIERYVQAGGGLICLGTDIAPEYQWPWHTILLSHWQESDHAQQMQVAKASTNSAPKKIQQQAYDGGHLSFASTYTELSETELTEIFNYAIADNKVDFARARSKKVPEESRFTRIVLDDQLNEPMEMDIMPDGKVIYIERRGNVKQYNPETREVKLLANFDVSTEGNYEDGMLGIAVDPRFHHNRRVFIYYSPAGTDSVQRLSRFYMSEDSLIMASEKKILDVAVQRETCCHSGGSIQFGPDGLLWLSTGDNTSSKASNGYSPLDERPGRSPWDAQKSSGNTHDLRGKILRIRVNDDGSYDIPTGNLFPKDGSKGRPEIFVMGARNPFRISVDWKYGWVYWGDVGPDVGKDGIQGPQSYDEWNRAKKAGNYGWPYFVADNKAYPDWDFTTDTPGEYFKAEMPINESPNNYGSRILPPAQSAMIWYPYGESEQWPNLGTGSRSAMAGPVYYADRYPHSTVKFPDYYDGKLFIYEWARSWIKVVSFDENHEPIKIEPFMEDMPLSKPIDMEFGPDGALYLLEYGANYFADNDEARLVKIEYAEGNRKPVADIQADKKAGASPLEVHFSASQSFDYDKDDELTYEWSFTEDEVQASGAEASYTFENTGVYHPTLKVMDKAGKSATTQLEIRVGNARPEIDIEVSGNRSFFYDDETLNYKVVVSDAEDGTSANGSIAPENVRVHFDYLQESKDLALLGANAIVSPLLKGKNLIDGSDCKSCHALEEESIGPSYQAIAERYHKEAGAIDRLAMKIITGGNGNWGHSLMAAHPQHTKEETTEMVKYILSLADGDQQVSGSVGIEGNLKLNLHQGTGEDGSYFLIVNYTDRGANDMPPLSARKMISLRHPRVQAEAYEDFNQVARLRPNGGDFAYVSGIQQGSYMGYSNIDLTNISAIDFYAEVANAGTIEIHLDKADGPKIGEVNVRPQGNGKGYSSFTATVKPSQGEHKLYLVFKGPEGARLMNLDWMYFRKKENS, from the coding sequence ATGAAAAAGTATTTCCCCTACTTCATATATCTTTTAATACTTCTTGCCTCATGCTCTCAAGGCTTATCTGAGAAAAAAATTATTCTACTACTTCCGAAGGACAATGTACAGGCTGATTTTTTAAGTAAAGTACTGTCAGTTGCTGAAAAGGAGGCGATTAAAGTAGATACCACTACTCAGATACAACTGATTAAAGAAGACACTTTACAGCATTACAGCAGTATTGCGTTTTTAGATATCAATGGAAAAAAGCTTTCCCACAGACATCAAAATGCGATTGAACGCTATGTGCAGGCTGGAGGAGGTTTAATTTGCTTGGGGACTGATATTGCTCCTGAGTACCAGTGGCCCTGGCATACTATTTTACTTAGTCATTGGCAGGAGAGCGATCATGCTCAGCAAATGCAGGTAGCTAAGGCAAGCACAAATTCAGCTCCTAAAAAAATACAGCAGCAGGCTTATGATGGTGGACACCTTAGCTTTGCCAGTACCTATACTGAACTTAGCGAGACCGAGCTCACAGAAATATTCAATTATGCAATTGCTGATAACAAAGTAGACTTTGCAAGAGCCAGAAGTAAAAAGGTGCCTGAAGAAAGTCGCTTTACCCGAATAGTGCTGGACGATCAGCTGAATGAGCCTATGGAGATGGATATAATGCCTGATGGTAAAGTCATTTACATTGAGCGTAGAGGTAATGTAAAACAGTACAATCCAGAAACCCGCGAGGTAAAACTTCTAGCCAATTTTGATGTAAGCACTGAAGGAAACTATGAAGATGGCATGCTGGGCATTGCTGTAGATCCCAGGTTTCATCATAATCGCAGAGTGTTTATTTATTACTCGCCTGCCGGTACAGATTCTGTACAGCGCCTTTCTCGCTTTTATATGTCAGAGGATAGCCTCATTATGGCTAGCGAAAAAAAGATTCTTGATGTAGCAGTACAGCGTGAAACCTGCTGCCACTCAGGAGGTTCTATTCAGTTTGGTCCCGATGGTTTACTTTGGCTTTCTACCGGAGATAACACCAGCTCTAAGGCTTCCAATGGTTACTCTCCTTTGGATGAGCGTCCGGGCCGTAGTCCCTGGGATGCACAAAAATCTTCTGGAAATACACACGACCTGAGAGGTAAAATACTAAGGATCAGAGTAAATGATGATGGGAGTTACGATATCCCAACGGGTAACCTTTTTCCTAAAGATGGCTCTAAAGGCCGTCCGGAAATCTTTGTGATGGGAGCGCGTAATCCCTTCCGTATTTCGGTAGACTGGAAGTATGGCTGGGTATACTGGGGAGATGTAGGGCCGGACGTGGGGAAAGATGGTATACAGGGCCCACAAAGTTATGACGAATGGAACAGAGCAAAGAAAGCTGGCAATTATGGCTGGCCATACTTTGTGGCAGACAATAAAGCTTATCCCGACTGGGACTTTACTACAGATACACCAGGCGAGTACTTTAAGGCAGAAATGCCAATCAATGAGTCGCCCAATAACTATGGAAGCCGCATTCTTCCTCCCGCACAGTCAGCCATGATCTGGTACCCATATGGCGAGTCAGAACAATGGCCTAATCTGGGAACAGGCTCCAGAAGTGCTATGGCCGGGCCGGTCTATTATGCTGACCGTTACCCTCACTCCACTGTTAAATTTCCTGATTACTACGATGGCAAGCTATTTATTTATGAATGGGCACGTAGCTGGATTAAAGTGGTAAGCTTTGACGAAAATCATGAGCCCATCAAAATTGAGCCTTTTATGGAGGATATGCCCCTGTCCAAGCCTATTGATATGGAGTTTGGCCCAGATGGTGCGCTCTACTTATTAGAGTACGGAGCTAACTATTTTGCCGACAATGACGAAGCTCGCCTCGTAAAGATAGAATATGCTGAAGGCAACCGTAAACCAGTTGCCGACATACAGGCTGATAAAAAAGCAGGTGCTTCCCCGTTAGAGGTTCATTTTTCTGCTAGTCAGTCATTTGATTATGATAAAGATGATGAGCTAACTTATGAATGGTCATTTACTGAAGACGAGGTGCAGGCAAGTGGTGCTGAAGCTTCATATACCTTTGAAAACACAGGAGTATACCACCCAACTTTAAAAGTTATGGATAAGGCCGGTAAAAGTGCTACTACGCAGCTGGAGATACGTGTCGGCAATGCTCGTCCCGAAATTGATATAGAAGTGAGTGGTAACAGAAGCTTTTTCTATGATGACGAAACCTTAAACTACAAGGTAGTGGTTTCAGACGCAGAAGATGGTACAAGTGCTAATGGTAGCATAGCACCGGAAAATGTGCGTGTTCATTTTGACTACCTCCAGGAAAGTAAAGACCTGGCCCTGTTAGGGGCTAACGCTATAGTGTCGCCTCTACTCAAAGGCAAAAACCTGATTGATGGAAGTGATTGTAAGTCTTGCCACGCTTTAGAAGAAGAGTCTATCGGGCCAAGCTATCAGGCTATTGCAGAACGCTATCATAAAGAGGCAGGAGCAATAGATAGGCTGGCTATGAAAATTATTACCGGTGGAAATGGTAACTGGGGGCACAGCCTGATGGCAGCTCACCCTCAGCATACTAAAGAAGAAACAACAGAAATGGTAAAGTACATACTCTCTCTAGCCGATGGTGATCAGCAAGTGAGTGGTAGCGTAGGCATAGAAGGAAACCTGAAGCTTAACCTCCACCAGGGTACAGGGGAAGATGGGAGCTATTTCTTAATCGTCAATTATACTGACCGCGGTGCTAACGATATGCCCCCACTCTCTGCACGAAAAATGATTAGTCTACGTCATCCCCGAGTGCAGGCCGAAGCTTACGAAGACTTTAATCAGGTAGCAAGGCTGAGACCGAATGGCGGTGACTTTGCGTATGTAAGTGGTATACAGCAAGGCTCTTATATGGGCTACAGCAATATAGACCTGACAAATATTTCGGCCATAGATTTTTATGCTGAAGTCGCAAATGCAGGAACGATAGAAATTCATCTGGATAAAGCCGATGGACCAAAAATAGGAGAAGTAAATGTAAGGCCGCAGGGCAATGGCAAAGGATATTCTTCGTTTACAGCAACAGTGAAGCCTAGCCAGGGAGAGCATAAACTCTATCTGGTATTTAAAGGGCCAGAGGGAGCCCGCCTCATGAACCTAGACTGGATGTATTTCAGGAAAAAAGAGAACAGCTAA
- a CDS encoding sulfatase: protein MDLVKYSTSLFFLLISSLIFAQERQPNVVLIYTDDQGSIDMNCYGATDLTTPHMDALAASGIRFTQFYAAAPVCSPSRAGLLTGKVPQRAGLPGNASSQEGHAGMPTEQITMAEMLKKAGYATAHIGKWHLGYTEETMPNAQGFDYSFGHMGGCIDNYSHYFYWNGPNRHDLWKNGEEVFHDGTFFPDLMVDEAAKFIEKHQEKPFFMYWAINTPHYPLQGQQKWRDHYQHLPSPRREYAAFVSTTDEKIGQVVAKIDELGLRENTIIILMSDHGHSTEQRTFGGGGSAGPYRGAKFSLFEGGIRVPAIISWPGNLPEGEVRDHMGVGVDWYPTIAELCQVPLTQPDLDGKSIVPILKSKEAKAVRDTFYWASGKQWLVRQGDWKLIGNPHDTSEKGPIAEGQKYFLSNLSEDVGEMKNLEDQYPDKVKKLEQMYQQWIQQFEH from the coding sequence ATGGATTTAGTAAAGTATAGCACCAGCCTTTTCTTTCTTCTTATATCTTCTTTGATTTTTGCTCAGGAAAGACAGCCTAATGTAGTTCTCATATATACCGATGATCAGGGAAGCATAGACATGAACTGTTATGGTGCTACTGATCTTACCACTCCACATATGGATGCCCTGGCTGCTTCTGGTATTCGCTTTACCCAGTTTTATGCGGCTGCTCCTGTATGCTCTCCCTCTCGTGCCGGATTACTTACCGGTAAGGTACCTCAGAGAGCGGGGCTTCCCGGAAATGCATCTTCTCAGGAAGGTCATGCCGGCATGCCTACTGAACAGATTACTATGGCTGAAATGTTGAAAAAGGCTGGGTACGCAACCGCTCATATTGGTAAATGGCATTTAGGTTACACTGAAGAAACCATGCCTAATGCTCAGGGCTTCGACTACTCCTTTGGGCATATGGGAGGCTGTATAGATAATTATTCGCATTACTTCTACTGGAACGGGCCTAACCGCCACGATCTCTGGAAAAATGGAGAAGAAGTGTTTCATGATGGTACTTTTTTTCCTGACCTGATGGTAGATGAGGCTGCTAAGTTTATAGAAAAGCACCAAGAAAAGCCCTTTTTTATGTATTGGGCTATCAATACGCCGCATTACCCCCTACAGGGACAGCAAAAGTGGAGAGATCATTACCAGCACTTACCTTCACCCCGAAGAGAGTATGCTGCTTTCGTTTCTACTACTGATGAAAAAATAGGACAAGTAGTAGCTAAAATAGATGAACTGGGGCTAAGAGAAAATACCATCATTATCCTCATGTCAGATCATGGGCACTCTACTGAACAGCGTACTTTTGGCGGAGGTGGTAGTGCCGGACCCTATCGTGGCGCTAAATTTAGCTTGTTTGAAGGTGGAATCAGAGTGCCTGCGATTATCAGCTGGCCTGGAAACCTACCTGAAGGAGAGGTGCGTGATCATATGGGTGTGGGCGTAGACTGGTACCCAACTATTGCGGAGCTTTGTCAGGTCCCCCTTACTCAGCCAGACCTGGATGGCAAGAGTATAGTGCCCATCTTAAAGTCTAAAGAGGCCAAAGCTGTACGCGATACATTCTACTGGGCTTCTGGAAAGCAATGGCTGGTAAGACAGGGAGACTGGAAATTAATTGGCAATCCACATGATACCAGTGAAAAAGGGCCTATTGCAGAGGGGCAAAAGTATTTTCTAAGCAATTTGTCTGAAGATGTAGGAGAGATGAAAAATCTGGAAGATCAATACCCGGATAAAGTGAAGAAACTAGAGCAAATGTACCAGCAATGGATCCAACAGTTTGAACATTAG
- a CDS encoding sugar phosphate isomerase/epimerase family protein: MEKEFHNSRRNFLGILATGSAALALPTPSVAAIARPQKKQEPISLHVFSKHLQFLDYDHAAEAVAEIGFDGVDLAVRPKGHVLPENVATDLPRAVEAIKKQGLQAKMMTTALVDPDVGHNKKLLQTASELGIQYYRTNWLKYPDQVNIPDFLNDCKKKLDKLAHFNQKLGLYGSYQNHSGRHYMGAPIWDLAKVLTEINSPHLGNQYDIRHATVEGGQAWPISLQFIQPHINTLVIKDFRWEKVNGKWSVYNTPIGEGMVDFKTFFSLLKQMNISGPMSVHYEYPMPEENRQLSEKEKLSRTKEVMKKDLDEIRKLLKEAGLS; the protein is encoded by the coding sequence ATGGAAAAAGAATTCCACAACAGCAGAAGAAACTTTTTAGGAATACTGGCAACAGGTAGTGCGGCCCTGGCACTACCGACACCTTCAGTAGCAGCAATAGCCAGACCCCAAAAAAAGCAGGAGCCTATCAGCTTACATGTGTTTTCTAAGCATCTTCAGTTTTTAGACTACGATCATGCAGCGGAGGCAGTGGCAGAAATAGGTTTTGATGGAGTAGATCTGGCTGTTCGTCCTAAGGGGCATGTGTTGCCAGAAAATGTAGCCACAGACCTACCCAGAGCAGTGGAAGCAATCAAAAAGCAGGGGCTACAGGCAAAAATGATGACTACCGCATTGGTTGATCCCGATGTAGGGCACAACAAAAAACTGCTACAAACTGCCAGTGAGCTAGGCATACAATACTACAGGACAAATTGGTTAAAATACCCAGATCAGGTTAATATTCCGGATTTTTTGAACGACTGTAAAAAGAAACTGGACAAACTGGCTCACTTTAACCAAAAGCTGGGGCTTTATGGGTCTTACCAGAACCACTCTGGCAGGCATTATATGGGTGCGCCTATCTGGGATTTGGCTAAAGTGTTAACAGAAATAAATTCGCCCCATCTTGGCAATCAGTATGATATCAGGCATGCGACTGTAGAAGGAGGACAGGCCTGGCCAATAAGTTTGCAGTTTATACAACCCCATATTAATACTTTGGTGATCAAAGATTTTCGTTGGGAGAAAGTAAATGGAAAATGGAGTGTTTATAATACGCCAATAGGAGAGGGTATGGTTGATTTTAAGACATTCTTTAGTTTGCTCAAACAAATGAATATAAGTGGCCCGATGTCAGTGCATTACGAGTATCCGATGCCGGAAGAAAATCGCCAGCTAAGTGAAAAAGAAAAACTTTCTCGTACCAAAGAGGTAATGAAAAAAGATTTGGATGAGATTAGAAAACTTTTAAAAGAGGCTGGTCTGAGTTAA
- a CDS encoding outer membrane protein assembly factor BamB family protein, protein MHLTYHLSWGLVFSVLLCSSCSSKTDGLSERSQKNYTEWSSYLGDPSRSHYSLLDQINKSNIGQLEVAWTYHAGQQGKGNDNYIQANPLIIGNVLYGISPGLKIFAVNATNGARIWEFNPYEGTDNSSFSRGLVYWESGSEQRILFTADQYLYALDANEGSLISTFGEGGRVDLMQGLGRDIAGLNYRYHTPGTVYQDLLIMGALNAERLPAAPGHIRAFDIRTGDQKWMFRTIPQPDEYGYDSWEDPNAYLTAGGANNWAGMSIDEERGIVYVPTGSAAFDFYGGNRKGQNLFANSILALDANTGKRIWHFQTVHHDLWDRDLPAPPNLVSLQKEGKTIDALAQITKSGHIYVLDRVTGEPFFPVEEKHYPESDLTGEKTWPTQPLPLLPPPFARQEFTEADINPYSKDKDSLLAVFKRLRSNGQFVPPSTEGTMIFPGFDGGGEWGGAAYDPASGILYVNANEMPFVLTMREVKDAGVEDMLALGKSVYQANCMGCHGAELQGSNFHGSAPELKNVKKRLSHEEFKAVVSNGRGAMPSFAFLQDSQIEALSQYLIGKKDGEQMQLKKTAMKKQQQKPNVANMRYNHTGYNRFVDSEGYPAVKPPWGTLNAIDLNEGEILWSVPLGEFEELTKKGIPKTGTENYGGPIVTAGGLVFIGATKDEYIRAFDKDNGKELWKYKLPAAGMATPATYEVDGKQYIVIAAGGGKVTDKRSDTYIAFALPEM, encoded by the coding sequence ATGCATCTAACCTATCACCTCTCTTGGGGGCTGGTTTTTTCAGTCCTGTTATGCTCATCCTGCTCCTCTAAAACCGACGGACTCAGCGAAAGGTCTCAGAAAAATTATACTGAGTGGAGTAGCTATTTAGGAGACCCCTCACGTTCTCATTATTCGCTACTAGACCAGATCAACAAAAGTAATATAGGTCAACTGGAGGTAGCCTGGACATACCATGCAGGTCAGCAGGGAAAAGGTAACGACAACTATATACAGGCCAATCCCCTTATTATTGGTAATGTGTTGTACGGCATATCTCCAGGGCTTAAAATCTTTGCTGTAAATGCTACAAATGGAGCGCGCATATGGGAGTTCAACCCTTACGAAGGAACAGATAATAGCAGTTTTAGCCGTGGTTTAGTATACTGGGAGAGTGGTAGCGAACAAAGAATATTGTTTACTGCAGATCAGTACCTATATGCTTTAGATGCCAATGAGGGTAGTCTTATCAGTACGTTTGGCGAAGGGGGAAGAGTAGACCTCATGCAGGGTTTGGGAAGAGATATTGCAGGTTTAAACTACCGTTACCACACGCCGGGAACCGTATATCAGGATTTACTAATTATGGGTGCGCTAAATGCGGAAAGGCTTCCTGCCGCTCCTGGACATATTCGTGCTTTTGATATCCGAACAGGAGATCAAAAATGGATGTTTCGTACGATTCCTCAGCCCGATGAATATGGCTACGACAGCTGGGAAGACCCAAATGCTTACCTAACGGCAGGTGGTGCCAATAACTGGGCAGGTATGAGTATAGATGAAGAAAGAGGGATAGTCTACGTGCCTACCGGTTCTGCTGCTTTTGATTTTTACGGCGGCAACCGCAAAGGTCAAAACCTTTTTGCTAATAGCATACTGGCACTGGATGCCAATACCGGCAAAAGAATATGGCACTTCCAGACCGTTCACCACGATCTCTGGGACCGCGACCTGCCGGCACCTCCTAACCTGGTAAGCTTACAAAAAGAAGGTAAAACCATAGATGCCCTGGCGCAAATTACCAAGTCTGGACATATTTACGTATTGGATAGAGTAACCGGAGAGCCCTTCTTTCCGGTAGAAGAAAAGCACTACCCTGAATCTGATCTGACAGGAGAAAAAACATGGCCTACTCAACCACTGCCTTTACTGCCTCCACCTTTTGCCCGCCAGGAGTTTACTGAGGCAGACATTAACCCTTATTCTAAAGATAAAGATTCTCTACTGGCAGTATTCAAGCGTCTTCGCTCCAATGGGCAGTTTGTGCCACCCAGCACTGAAGGTACTATGATTTTTCCTGGCTTTGATGGCGGAGGGGAGTGGGGAGGTGCGGCTTATGACCCCGCTAGCGGTATCCTTTATGTCAATGCTAACGAAATGCCCTTTGTGCTTACCATGCGAGAAGTAAAAGACGCAGGTGTAGAAGATATGCTGGCGCTGGGCAAAAGTGTATACCAGGCGAATTGCATGGGATGTCATGGTGCTGAGTTGCAGGGAAGTAATTTTCATGGAAGTGCCCCTGAACTGAAAAACGTGAAGAAAAGGCTGAGCCATGAGGAGTTTAAAGCGGTAGTCTCTAACGGAAGGGGGGCTATGCCTTCATTCGCGTTCTTACAGGATAGCCAGATTGAAGCCCTCTCGCAATACCTTATTGGTAAAAAGGATGGTGAGCAGATGCAACTTAAAAAAACGGCTATGAAAAAACAGCAACAAAAACCGAATGTTGCGAACATGCGCTACAACCATACAGGCTACAATCGTTTTGTAGATTCAGAAGGTTACCCTGCGGTAAAGCCTCCCTGGGGCACACTCAACGCTATTGATCTTAATGAAGGTGAAATACTTTGGTCGGTTCCGCTAGGTGAGTTTGAAGAACTGACGAAGAAAGGTATACCTAAGACTGGTACAGAAAATTACGGAGGTCCTATTGTAACTGCAGGAGGCTTGGTTTTTATTGGAGCTACCAAAGACGAATACATACGTGCTTTTGATAAAGATAACGGCAAAGAGCTTTGGAAGTACAAGTTGCCGGCAGCAGGAATGGCAACGCCCGCAACCTACGAAGTGGATGGAAAACAGTATATTGTGATAGCTGCCGGTGGCGGTAAAGTCACAGATAAGCGATCTGACACTTATATAGCTTTTGCATTACCAGAAATGTAG
- a CDS encoding S9 family peptidase has product MKQQMYLYVFFVLCPLLLYAQEKQPIVTSDLLKIKTAQQLSISPYGNRAVYVVRSIAQDEEQNYKYHQHLWMADLNKDNPAVQQLTFGDRYDSQPSWSPDGSKIAFVRKHQDKNQIWILPLSGGEAYLLTTTKYGASQPQWSPDGKLILFSSNIPLEDIRGSPSWNMERPGRTFGDTPNFKKDSTAESHLSPDGDLNALRAWLAKNARQENPVVINRLDFQGELGLDNHFTFQHLFIVEAHKEAKARKLTQGFQNYRSPAWSPDGSTIVCSSVAYQQLPDRESGSEIWEIQLADSSAKVLLRMADTRLYNPSYSPDGERIAFTAASSKDITYAQTELGIALADGSKAEILSQNFDRRIGNISWSQDGKSLLFTASNEGYTPLYSINIRNGKTDLLLGEKQGVHDYDVHEEIIVYAATELNAPYELYVANTNGRDIQKLSTLNTDWLANKSIAQAQRHTIKNEGHEVEYWLMEPVRRQKNVKYPVVLEMHGGPSSMWGPGEFSMWHEFQLLCSWGYAVVYANPIGSSGYGDEFRRANYQNWGEGPAGDVLAALDDALQQNSWLDQSQQFITGGSYAGYLTAWIVSQNQRFNAAVAQRGVYELAFFFGEGNAWRLVPDHFGGYPWEAEAKQAMDANSPQNFVANIQTPLLIMHADTDLRTGVRQSELLYKSLKVLKRPVEYVRYPGEGHELSRSGNPLRRLDRLNRIVEFFERYAEHPSPPAATQLAPAGK; this is encoded by the coding sequence ATGAAGCAGCAGATGTATTTGTATGTTTTTTTTGTTCTATGCCCACTTTTACTCTATGCGCAGGAAAAACAGCCGATAGTTACCTCAGACCTTCTTAAAATAAAGACTGCACAGCAGCTTAGCATATCCCCATACGGTAATCGTGCGGTATATGTAGTACGCAGTATTGCTCAGGATGAAGAACAAAACTATAAGTATCATCAGCATCTGTGGATGGCCGATCTTAATAAAGATAATCCTGCTGTACAGCAACTTACTTTTGGAGATAGATATGATAGCCAGCCTTCCTGGTCGCCAGACGGTTCTAAAATCGCTTTTGTGCGAAAGCATCAAGATAAAAACCAGATTTGGATACTTCCTCTCAGCGGCGGAGAAGCCTATTTACTAACAACTACCAAGTATGGAGCATCGCAACCACAATGGTCTCCCGATGGCAAGCTGATATTATTTAGCTCAAATATACCTCTGGAAGACATAAGAGGCTCTCCCTCCTGGAATATGGAACGTCCTGGTCGTACTTTTGGAGATACTCCTAACTTTAAAAAGGACAGCACTGCTGAATCCCATTTAAGCCCTGATGGAGACCTGAACGCTCTGCGTGCATGGCTAGCGAAAAACGCTCGTCAGGAGAACCCTGTGGTCATTAACCGATTAGATTTTCAAGGAGAATTAGGGCTGGATAACCACTTTACTTTTCAGCACTTATTTATTGTTGAAGCTCATAAAGAGGCCAAAGCCAGAAAGCTTACGCAGGGTTTTCAAAACTACCGCTCTCCAGCATGGTCTCCTGATGGCAGTACGATAGTCTGTAGCTCTGTAGCCTATCAGCAGTTGCCCGATCGGGAATCAGGCAGTGAAATATGGGAAATACAACTAGCTGATAGCAGTGCTAAAGTCCTGCTACGTATGGCAGATACACGACTATACAATCCTAGCTACTCACCCGATGGAGAACGAATAGCTTTTACAGCAGCCAGTTCCAAAGATATTACTTATGCTCAAACAGAGCTAGGCATAGCCCTTGCAGATGGAAGTAAAGCAGAGATATTAAGCCAGAATTTTGATCGCCGTATTGGTAACATTAGCTGGTCTCAAGATGGAAAAAGTTTGTTATTTACTGCCTCTAACGAAGGTTATACCCCACTCTACAGCATAAATATACGAAATGGTAAAACAGATCTGCTTCTGGGAGAAAAACAGGGGGTGCATGATTATGATGTTCACGAAGAGATTATTGTTTATGCTGCTACTGAGCTTAATGCACCTTACGAACTTTATGTAGCCAATACAAACGGCAGAGATATACAGAAACTCAGCACTCTTAATACAGACTGGCTTGCGAATAAATCTATAGCGCAAGCACAGCGCCACACTATTAAAAATGAGGGGCACGAAGTAGAATACTGGCTTATGGAGCCAGTAAGGCGACAGAAAAATGTTAAGTATCCTGTAGTATTAGAAATGCACGGTGGCCCTTCTTCCATGTGGGGCCCAGGCGAGTTTAGCATGTGGCATGAGTTTCAGTTGTTGTGTAGTTGGGGCTATGCGGTTGTATATGCTAACCCTATAGGCAGTAGCGGCTACGGAGACGAGTTTCGCAGAGCAAATTACCAGAACTGGGGAGAAGGTCCGGCAGGTGATGTGCTGGCAGCCCTGGATGATGCGCTCCAACAAAACTCCTGGCTGGACCAGAGCCAGCAATTTATTACCGGAGGCAGCTATGCCGGCTACCTTACTGCATGGATAGTCTCTCAAAACCAACGCTTTAATGCGGCGGTTGCACAAAGAGGAGTATATGAGTTGGCTTTTTTCTTTGGTGAAGGAAATGCATGGCGACTCGTTCCTGATCATTTTGGAGGCTACCCCTGGGAGGCTGAAGCAAAACAAGCTATGGATGCCAACTCCCCCCAGAATTTTGTAGCTAACATACAGACTCCTTTACTTATCATGCATGCAGATACCGATCTAAGAACTGGTGTTCGCCAGTCTGAACTCTTGTACAAAAGCTTAAAAGTGCTCAAGCGTCCGGTAGAATATGTGCGCTACCCAGGGGAAGGTCACGAGTTATCACGCTCTGGTAATCCCTTAAGGCGCTTGGACAGGCTTAACCGTATTGTAGAGTTTTTTGAACGATACGCTGAGCATCCTTCGCCTCCTGCTGCCACTCAATTAGCCCCTGCAGGAAAATAA
- a CDS encoding toast rack family protein: protein MLLKRFFPALLSLLICIACDSRSSSDQESTSLRQLNQTVKLDNAERIKASIKMGAGRLRVMGGAKNLVDTDISFTRESWEPRIEYTNNGTTGRLRIEQEELRGLNFNFGDEDENMWNIQLNNTVPYDLEVTMGAGESELDLRQLNLERLKIDAGVGEHEINLSGSSVPDLQINAGVGEVSVDLSGERKNNLYADINGGIGELNLLLPKGVGIRLEVNGALGSINAPGLSKDNDVYFNALYGQSEVEIELNVKAGIGSVNVSIAD from the coding sequence ATGTTACTAAAAAGATTTTTTCCAGCCCTCTTATCTTTGCTCATATGTATCGCCTGTGATAGCCGTAGTAGCTCCGATCAGGAAAGTACTAGCTTACGTCAGCTCAACCAGACTGTTAAGCTAGATAATGCAGAAAGAATAAAGGCAAGCATAAAAATGGGCGCTGGCCGTTTGAGAGTGATGGGAGGGGCTAAAAATCTGGTAGACACTGACATATCCTTTACCAGAGAAAGCTGGGAGCCTAGGATAGAATACACCAATAATGGCACAACCGGCAGGTTAAGAATTGAGCAGGAAGAGTTGCGTGGGCTTAATTTTAATTTTGGTGACGAAGATGAGAATATGTGGAATATACAGCTTAATAATACAGTTCCTTATGATCTGGAAGTAACTATGGGGGCAGGTGAATCTGAGCTTGATCTTCGCCAGCTTAACCTGGAACGCTTAAAAATAGATGCCGGTGTAGGCGAGCACGAGATTAACCTCTCAGGCTCTTCGGTGCCAGACCTTCAGATCAACGCGGGGGTGGGCGAAGTATCTGTGGACCTAAGTGGCGAACGAAAAAATAACTTGTATGCTGATATTAATGGTGGTATTGGAGAGTTAAATCTATTGCTACCAAAGGGAGTTGGCATTCGTCTGGAAGTTAATGGTGCTCTTGGTTCTATCAATGCACCGGGCCTGAGCAAAGATAATGATGTGTACTTTAATGCGCTCTACGGGCAAAGTGAGGTAGAGATTGAGTTGAATGTAAAAGCTGGCATAGGTAGCGTAAATGTGAGTATTGCTGACTAA